The DNA segment GAGCCCGCAACCTATAGGCCACAAACCAGCGCTTTTTTAAACACGGTATTTATTACATTGGAAATATGTTCTATTTACATGAACCATACACAAAGCTTTTGCTAAGTTGCTCTGTCTCAAAAAGACAAAGCAGCAGAGCACTATACGGGAGATGAGGCCGAGCGCATCACAGAGAGGGACTGCCATTCCGTAGGCTTCGTTGCTACTTGGCGATCCAAGGGGAACCTACTATATGCATCGctttacgactgtatgctaatgcgTGGGcatgtcattagaaaggaagaggaaaaataaattaaatgtAAAAGAAATCAAATGAAAAAACGCTTACGTATTAAATGCACGACTGTACTGTTAAGTGCCCTCTATTATTTTTCAACGAAGAGGGTAGCGGCAGAGTCAAACCAAACGCCGAAGTAGACAAATTGCCAGGCAAATGCTCCGAGCAGGCCCCGCTTGTGGCATGATCAGTTTTCTGATATTTTTTACGCTGCTCGAGGGAGAAATTTTATTCTGCTTCATTGAATCGCTACGGAAGCGCTGTACACCGTTAAAAATAGACAGAGCGAAATGACCATGTGGAGTTCATTGGAGGTTCGTTATATCTCGTTGTAAGAAAATTTTACTGAGTAAAAACTAGCTATCAGATAGTTGTGCTTCTATGGGAGCTTCCTGTGGCAATGGGCGTTCCGTCGTTGCATTCTTAATTTTGTTACGACGATGTTTGTCTCTATATGCTACTATCATGATACCTGCACAAGAAGAGATAAAATGAACAACTGTCTGCTTCTCAAGCAGTGAAGTTTGTTTAAACATATTTTCACGCCTCTGAACACCTTAATTCCACATAAACATCCCATTAGTGTTTTCTGTAGCAGATTTCATGGTACCGGTTAGAAACTGGGAATTAACGCGAGTCATGCATTCTGTCCTCAGACATTCGGATGCATATCTAGAGGCGTTATAATGTTCATAGCTACCACAACTGTTAACAAGAAGGAGGAAGATATGCTTCAGAAGTACGGCCGCCGCTTTCTTTCGATTCCTTTGGAACTGCTAGAAGGAAATTgcatggggtggcagatgaaGGTATAATAACCATGGCTTAATAAGATTCAACTCAGCGTCATGCAAATTTGTTGACGCCATTAGCTGAAAGGCCACCTTCAAGGCCCATCTgccgcttagttcttgagttgtatttgaCTGTCGTCATCATTATTGGCCTGGCGATGTGcacagcaggacaaaggcctctcccatgcctctccaattaaacctgtcttttgccagctgtgcccacccttttcccgcaaacttcctaatctccgcacacctaactttctgccgccccctgctacacttctTTCGTTCTCTCGGAATGCAGTCCGTTACGCTCAAGGACAAGCgattatctcgccttcgcattacatgtcctggcCAATCCTAAtccttcctctcgatttcgactaggatgtcaaaaACATGCGtatgctccctcacccactctgccggcttccggtctGTTATCGTTACGCCTATTagttttctttccataactcgctgcaTTTTACTTATTTAGGATGAATGCTTTTctttagcttccacgtttctgccccaaagTTGACCACCGATAAGATAGAGcttttatatacttttctcttccgggatattggtaaactgccattcatggtctgaCAGAACCAGCCATATGCCCTTCACTTAATTTTTCTAGTTAGTTCCCCTTTATGATCTCTATCAGAGCTCACTAGCTGCTATTAGTAAACGTATtccattaccacttccagcacctcgctaccagttgACTCTTGTTCCCTGAACTCCTAGGCTTGTCAGCATTGTTTTGGTTTTATGtctgttaatttttagacccactgttctgctttaCCTGTCTAACTCAATAATCATgtcttgcagttcatctcctgagtgacttagcaacgcaatctcagcgaatcgcagattactaaggtgtttTCTATTAATCTTTATCCCCAGTTGTTCCCAATCCAGGACTTTCAATACAACCTGTAAACAGGTGGGGAATACTATTGGAGGGATCCTTTCTCCCTGCCTGCCACCGTTTCTTATCccgattttattgctgactttattgaggacaatggtagctgtgcagtttgtATGTATATCTTGCAGTAAATTAATATAACACCCTTGTACACCCTGATTCACCAGTGCATGCATGacgctgaggtttccactgagtcaaatgttttctcgaAATTAATGAAGACTATACACATCTGTTGGTATTCTTCattatcagcctaactacgccttctgcagggcaaaagcctcgcTCAAGcttctccaattaatcctgtcctttgcgagCTACGGCCCTcctatccccgcgaacttcttaatctcatccgcccaccaaattAACATGCTAAAAGCAAAAGTAATCTTCAAAAGCCACGCCATGGAACAACAGTTTACGAATGGcaacgaggcgctggaagtggtaatagAATACATCTACTAATGGCAGGTGAATTTAACTAGAAAAACAAGAGTGGAGTGgcgcgcatatgacaggttctctccgATCACGAAAGGCAGTTTACCAGCGTCCGTCAAGAAAAACGTACTTAACAGCGGTATCTTAACGGTACTCAATTATAGGGAACAAACGCTGAGCTAAAGAAACGTGTTCAACTTAAATTGACattgcagcgagctatggaaaagaaaaagaTATCTGTAAATGGGGTTGGGCAGGGCaggtaatgcgaaggaaagaacccctggtccttaagggtaaaggagtggattccgagCGAAAGCAAGTATAGCAGTGGCCTGCAGAAAGTTAgttgtgcggatgagattaagaagtcaccggggatacggtggccggagctggcaatgaacagggttaattggagagacacgagagaggcatttgccctacagtgggcgtagttcAGCAGCTGCTGGTGATGGTATAAGTTTATGAGTTAGAACAACATGCCTTCGGTTAGAGCCTGGAGCAGTGCAACGGTGAATATTTACCCGGCATTGCACCATAGTATACACGCGTGAAAGGTACAGCGCGCCTTCGCTCCGTGACCTTCTTGTTTTCCTGCGGAAGGGGGAAGAGGAAAAACTTTTATGAATAACTTTGCCGTAAAGTCctacggaaatttccttgttAATTTCCTTGTTTTTGCCAataaaccttggccaatcccctatGTGGGTATGTGGCATGTCATAAAAGGAcgacgaagatgatgatgaagaaattgtgcgactcacctcttcacgcttccagtataatatttcttagtcaaccttccgccttttttattgctgcctggtctcgttttcataccccgcagatatgttacgtgatGTCCCTTCTTGATcctataaatattgatttcacagatgtccgccaattgtataccaactcatcatctgtccaggttgaattcgatgacattttcccatcgaatgcaaagctgcagcccttcccgcttcttcagggtctgttgcaggaccacctaaagtccttccctctcatgttcttaatgctaccgatgcctcgcaggatcgcgagaaggcaggtgtgggaattttttcgccttcactttactggtctttttctctccgtcttcctgacttcactcccatttttctggctgaattattagcaataatcttagccttacgaaaattaaaaactaccgtttcccatcttgtggttatgacagactctctgtccatttgctcttccttatcctcacccactgagtctcgggcattacgcctctttaagttcttGATTccactccatctaaattcggtaaggttgctttgggtaccaggtcacatgggttttcacttaaatgaggttgcagattccttagcaagagcctctctctgcggccgaattgttgctgtcctgccaacgtgtgcagatacagctgcggtgaggtttcgcatctacacaatatttcaggaatttgctgtctcggctcttacatcacCTGCCGAATATTAGCATCTTcggcatccttggagtagcaaagactggcgctcacgcaggctagaggtctctttcacgcgcttgcgttgccgggttccccttctaaatttctaccttcacagatctggcctggcggcttccccactgtgccctttttgtgccgaacctgagacaatagatcacttgcTCCTGTTCTGCCGTCGCTTCTCTCACTTGAgcaagcgtcttttgcaaattccatttcatcaactgggcttgcctgtgtcctccgcggatgttttttccattggcgcttctttgcttcgacgaagcgacaggagtgttcgctctgctgtgcaaaattttcttcaaaaaacgcagcgcctcccattctaatttcttcttcccgctctcagtcagtacgacattgaaatatTACAGgaattgtatactattatgcacattaagtgattgtcccgtcttcgatctccaagttaacaggaccactgtccttccgtcttccaatctatcaggctacatcctattaccaatccttttcccgccaaaacttttCTATACCCAGCAATTAACCGCCCGTGTCTTGgtcactcccccgtagtgggtatgtgccagcaacgtctgaggccttccttccttccttccttccttccttccttccttccttccttccttccttccttccttccttccttccttccttccttccttccttccttccttcctttcttccttccttccttccttccttccttccttccttccttccttccttccttccttccttccttccttccttccttccctcagtccagggctctaTGTGCCACCGCGATTCTGCGTGCCCGCCAGAGCAGCTGTCGCGACAGCAGCGCGATAGGCCAGCGTTTTAGCGTGCCTCTATGGGGTAAcgctgtttggtttatggtttatgggaatttaatgtcccaaagcgactcaggctgtgagagacgccgtagtgatgggctccgagaatttcgaccgttggggttctttaacgtgcgttgacatcgcacagtatacgggcctctagaacttcgcctccttcgaaattagACCGACGCGGCCGGGACGAACCCGCGACGccactttcgggccagcagccgagcgccataaccactcaaccatcGCGGCGGCTGGGGCAGCGTTGTGTGCATCCCTCCGACATAGGGCAAGCAATAGCGTCCACCGACGGATGTCATCGCCCTGCTCTGGCGCGAGGCGCACTTGCATTGAGGCAACGTGCAGTGCTCACACGCGGTGTGCCATCTCTCGCCCGACGATGGCGGCTCCTGGTGTCGTCTGTGACGTTACTGACAGCTTTTCTTGGCTTTACTGGCAACAGCGCTACTAAAATTACTAAAGAAGGCGGACATTTCACGTATGGGCTGACGGATAACGGCAAGAACGCAAGGATAAAATAGCGcgaaaaaaaacctaaaaagagcggaagaaaggaaaaagtggCTGGCGGCTTCGCATGGCTAAGCACGAAATGTTATGTGAAAGTACGGGGACCTACCAAAATTTCGGAGTGTACCAAACTCATTCTGGGTTTCTCTGGTTGGTTCCCAACTTGGGTCAACTCAATTTGAAAATTTTCGGGGAAGGGCCACCGAAATTTCTGGGGCGGGCCAATTGCATTTTGAAACCAGGTCAAGCCTGTCTTCGGCAGGAACGTACCTAGATTCACCAGCAGTCAAATGAGGACGAAGTCATTCCCAGCGCAAATTTCGGGTGGTCGATGCTGTGTTTGGGCATGGGCTATGTGGCGGTATGCTATAATCACAACTCTTACCTCCAGGGTCATTGCCAAATCTCATCACAGCTGTTTTAGTACCTGCTTCAAATTGAGCAACGTGAGCCGCTAAAAGGCTTCACTCATCCCATGCTTTAGACGTGAATGCAGCTAGAAGTGTTTTCGCACTATAAAAAGGAAACTCATTACTTGCCACATGAGGGGCCAATACATGTGCATACTGGCTGCTTCCCACTTAAATACAAGGTTTATACTGTAACTCTCCgcgatcttttccttccttttccagCTGATTTCTTTACTTCTCTTGTTTTCCCCTTTTTTCTGTTCTTGCACGTGCACATGCATACATATTCTTAGTTGTACATTGCAAAACCGCCTGCTATATCGGTCAGCATCTTTTTTGTCCAGCTGTTTTCGTACGTGCCATACAGCCAGTCTTAGCTTTTTGGCCTCACTCTCTCTTTTCCCCCTTTGATGAGCATATGCGCCAGCAGGCGCCACTAGGCGAGTTTACCTTTATCAACTAGGCATATTTAGTGCATTAATGCAATGACCACTCATAGCGTGCGGTCGCTCTCTGAAAATATACGTTATATAAAACAGATGAGACGCGCTACTTTATCACGTTGATACAAACGAGAGATTTACAATTGTTTGTTTTCGAAGGACAGAGCTTGCTTATTTCCTCGATGAAGGAAACTGACGATGCACTCTAGGTTGCACTCAGCTGTCAGCCCTCAAAGTCCCCACGTAGAACACTTCGGTCTTTTCTGGCTTAGAGTGTTTAAAGCAAATGCTATAGTGATGAGACAAGCGTGCAACTCAACAGGGAATGTATTTTCGTTCCTagcaacagaagaaaaataaaggtGCGAATTTCTGCCGGCTGATGAGGGGCGCTCTCTAAAGCCGCCTTCTTTGTTGTCCTCCGTAATGTCATGCACTTTCTACGGTTCTTCTAGCGCGGCCTCTTCACCGTTCTCGCCAAACTCCAAGTCGTGCAGTGTCTGGAGCATCTTCATCTTGGCCATGTTTCGTTCGCGGGGCAGTAATCTCTTGAGGTGTGCCGCCAGGCTGAGGCAGAAGAGTTCCTCGGGGTCCGAGCAGCGCTCCTGCGCTTCCGCGCCTCCCGGCGCCAGGTGGTGCGGCAGGACGGCAGCCGGCCGCATGGCCACAGCCAAGGGTTCTGGTGGctctgccaccgccgccgccacagcCGCTGCCTCGGCCGTCGCGGCCTCGCGCTCTCCGGCGTCTTCTTCGGGCTGCTTGCGCTTGGCTCCCTCCTCGGCCCGGGAATCCACAGGGGCTGCCGCATGCAGTGTCCAGCGCCTCCTGCGTGGAAGAGCCGTGGCAGCGAGGGTGTAGCAGGCACTGAAACTCGGCTGACAGAGTGCAGCGTTAAAGCGCATTTTACCCCGTAACAACTAACTTCGGAGTTCTTCCGCTGGCTAATCTAACTTGCTTCCGCCAGCTGCccacagcgcatgcgcattgCACACTGTGCACTGCATACTGTGCTAAGACGCCTCAAGAAAAGCAATCCAGGTTCAGaacaatttgaaaaaaatgttcacTTCTCATACCCCTTCTGTATGCTCGTCCACCGCGTGCCGAGCGAGTCATATTTTTTTCTACGGTTTCCGTTTTTCCATTTTACACGCCAACGGTGGCGACAGCTCCGTTcgtcaccaccatcatcattGTCGTCTCAGATGAGTCCACTGGAAGGCAAAGACTTCAACCATTCGTCTATAATTAACTGTGCAGCTACACTATAACCCCACACATTTCATGACCTCATCTGCCCAACCGATTACTCCTTGCCGGCTCTTGTTTACTTCCTCTCGTCTGGAGCATGCGTTAAATCCCCTGCCCATGTCCATTTCCCTTGTAAAAAGGACAGACGTCTCCATTTATTCACACAGCCCGGGTGCGCAAGCGTGAGCTTAGAGTTCGCGAACGGATCTTAGCGGAATCTATCAAGAAACCTCCTCAGAGTGCTATTTCCATTATGCACCCAGCCCAGTCCTTTGCTtccaaaacccgccgcggtgactcagtggttatggcgctcggctgctcacccgaaagacgcgggttcaatcgcGGCCGTGGCTGTTTCATTTCTCTATAGGCaaaacgctagaggcccgtgtacagtgcgatgtcgatgcacgttaattaaccccaaatggtcgaaatttccagagcccttcactacggcgtccctcacagtgcgagtcgcttggggacgttatcCCGCCATAAATCTAAATCTGACCTTTTCATCAAGACAGAGGATAAATAAAAAAAGATCAAATACAAAATATGCTGCCATGTGCCGCGGTCGCGAAAGATGCCAGACAGTGCTTAACGGAGATGAAGGGGAAATATGACGGCGCGTACTATCGGGTACAGAAGCGTCCAGCACACGCCAGCGCCGGCTCAAATATGCATTAGTACTGCATCACGTCGAGGCCCCGCTGTCTGCACTGCATGTGACGCGTCCAATATTAGTGTAAAGAGGGACCGGCCTTGAATGCAATGCAAGAAACCTTACTTAAGTGAtggcaataagggagtaattactccttgcCATCCACCAAAGCGCAACCGTTCGTCTACAAAGGAAGCTATGCCGCTTTCACAAAAACTTCGtaggtaaagaaaaattcgtcctggtctggggttcgaacctgggaccaccgcttcgCCAGAGCAGTCGCGCTACCAGCTGTGCTAATCGGGAcgtaagcttatggtagggcgagagcgaattgatgaaTAACTaaaagtgggaacagtgttgctAAAAATGTTTTAGGAGAATCTCCCAAGGCGGAGTAAATTTCTCATAagaaagtaattactcattgccatccagtGGAAAGAAACGTTTGGAACAACCCTgtttccacttcgagttattgatcagttcGCTCTAGCCCTACAATAAGCTTACCGTCCCGGTtaggtcagttggtagagcgactgctccggtgaagcggtgatcCAGTGTTCAAACcccgaaccaggacgaattttcttgTGAGAAATTTGTATAGCTTTCCggtgtagccatatggctgcgcgtGGGTGGATGGCAACGAGTAATCACTCACTTATTACAAATTTAtcccaccttgggggattcccctaaaacattttgaATTATCTGATGGTAAGCTCTTTCTAAGGCCTTATCAGAATAGCCGTGTATGCTGTGGGGCAGGCTGACTTGTCAACTTCTCTTCGTCAGCATTTACTATCGGACCAGACAAAAGGAAAGCACAGTGAACGCTTTCAGACGCATACCCCCTGGGTTCGCGAAATGGACATGCGCCGTACGCAGTCGGTTGCCTACCGCCAAGCGACGCTGCAATCCAATGCCGTATGAGCTTGCGCGCCGCGGAACTTTGTGCGGAGAGTAAAGTGTGGTAAAACCGCGTGCTCGCTAAATGGCCACTGAGCCACGTCTGAGTCGCGCGAGGTTGTGCACATGAGGCGAAGGCGGGCAGGTGTATGTGGCCTTACAACACTCACGTTCGCGGCTGAAGGAAATCATCAAGGAAGCCTAGCTCCCGGTCCAGCACGTTCCACTGTCCCTTGGCGTTGGCGCGTCGGTGCTGCTTGCGCTTGAGATACGTATCCCGGATGGTGCGCCACCGGGTCCGGCACTCCTCCACTGCGGCACGCAACGCACGGTTTGGCGGAAAAAGTCATGCCTCTATCGCGGTCAGGGGCGCCCCTCGAATAGTATATAGCTCTCGTGACAACAGAAACCGCTCTTGCGTAACGACACCAATCTTGTTATAGCATAAATGGCAGTGCATCGCCATGATGGGTATACATAGGAACTATTCACCGACGTCACCCTGGCGGCCATTTTGAAATACATGAAGCACGTGAAAAGGAAGTGTGCGTATCTAATTGGCTTATCGCCACCTGATATAGGGCCAAGTGCCATCATGAAGCTGCGCGaaaaaatggcgcccgtgacatCACATGACTACCTTTTTCGCAAAAACCTTTCGCAGCTGGCTACAGGATGGCAGAAATACGTCAGGTGCGAGAGGAACCCCTTAATGGCGTGATGAGATCAGCTATTatagaagcgaaaagcttcactatgcaagcttttcgagatatcagcggggccgcaagtttcaccttgcaTGTAAATacaggtcaaacaaggaaatgacgcctgtctcacatatctcggtcggcacccgaaccgcgccgtaatggaaggtcAGTGAATGGGAAGCTGGTTTTAAGGAAACAAAATtacgtctgtctcacatatatcggtggacacacgaaccgcgccttaagcgaattaaaatgaaagttggttttatcCCATTAGGACAAAGAAAAATATAAGTGCGGAATTTTTTGGCATCTTACGCGGCGTATTGCGGTCTTATAACGCAAATCAGGTTTCTATAATTTCATGCTTTCTTTATTCCCAGTCGAAAAATACAACAAGAACACAACAAAGAACTTGTCTTGTCGTA comes from the Amblyomma americanum isolate KBUSLIRL-KWMA chromosome 1, ASM5285725v1, whole genome shotgun sequence genome and includes:
- the LOC144128795 gene encoding uncharacterized protein LOC144128795, giving the protein MTSSDATTDARRGIFWFVFRLKPCTGWEGSKADHSQNENVSAAIDKVFWEGDSATQAVNLATPRKAAQDLDLTVGTTNETGEVASMAVEECRTRWRTIRDTYLKRKQHRRANAKGQWNVLDRELGFLDDFLQPRTRRWTLHAAAPVDSRAEEGAKRKQPEEDAGEREAATAEAAAVAAAVAEPPEPLAVAMRPAAVLPHHLAPGGAEAQERCSDPEELFCLSLAAHLKRLLPRERNMAKMKMLQTLHDLEFGENGEEAALEEP